The following proteins are co-located in the Vigna angularis cultivar LongXiaoDou No.4 chromosome 2, ASM1680809v1, whole genome shotgun sequence genome:
- the LOC108326948 gene encoding protein ABSCISIC ACID-INSENSITIVE 5 isoform X1, giving the protein MVVEEGEMNSQGEAESRFQQDANKNHHSQFPPSSIGRETSIYSLTLDEFQHSLCETGKNFGSMNMDEFISSVWNAEENQAIITSSNLPLSQPFTDKDPTTLRKQPSLPRQPSLSLPAPLCRKTVDEVWSQIQKEQHDSTNNNEVLDNTESAPRQPTFGEMTLEDFLVKAGVVREQPCAPPQLSHHSHHLQHQQQPQPQPQQQHYTSNNGAMPGMGSPFVGRNVIGAVSNVVAPGYQVGEASGGYAVNGKRDGGAVFHQQGVSFGGSGYGMGPTMGMGGPVSPANSSDGIGNDCGQFGLEMGGLRGRKRIGDGPVEKVVERRQRRMIKNRESAARSRARKQAYTVELEAELNQLKEENAQLRQALAELERRRKQQQIFEELSNISVQTNAQKVKEKDKLRALRRYMSYP; this is encoded by the exons ATGGTGGTTGAAGAGGGTGAGATGAATTCCCAAGGTGAGGCGGAATCAAGATTCCAACAAGATGCGAACAAGAACCACCATTCTCAGTTCCCACCATCATCCATTGGAAGAGAAACATCCATATATTCTCTTACACTGGACGAGTTCCAGCACAGTCTATGCGAGACCGGCAAAAACTTCGGTTCCATGAACATGGACGAGTTTATCAGCAGCGTCTGGAACGCAGAAGAGAATCAAGCCATAATAACCTCTTCCAATCTCCCTCTCTCCCAACCCTTCACTGACAAAGATCCAACAACTCTAAGGAAACAACCAAGCCTCCCTCGCCAACCCTCACTCTCTCTCCCTGCACCTCTATGCAGGAAAACCGTGGATGAAGTTTGGTCCCAGATTCAGAAAGAACAACACGACAGCACTAACAACAACGAAGTTTTGGATAATACCGAGTCTGCCCCTCGCCAGCCCACTTTCGGTGAGATGACTTTGGAGGACTTTTTGGTCAAGGCTGGGGTGGTTCGAGAACAACCATGTGCACCACCACAGTTGTCTCATCACTCTCACCACCTCCAACACCAGCAGCAGCCGCAGCCGCAGCCGCAGCAGCAGCATTACACGAGTAACAACGGTGCAATGCCGGGAATGGGTTCTCCTTTTGTTGGAAGGAATGTTATTGGTGCAGTGAGTAACGTGGTTGCACCGGGTTACCAAGTGGGGGAGGCTTCTGGTGGGTATGCTGTAAACGGTAAGAGGGACGGTGGTGCGGTGTTTCATCAGCAAGGTGTTTCCTTTGGAGGAAGTGGGTATGGGATGGGTCCCACGATGGGAATGGGTGGACCTGTGAGTCCTGCTAATTCTTCTGATGGAATAGGGAATGATTGTGGGCAGTTTGGGCTTGAGATGGGTGGTTTGAGAGGTAGAAAGAGGATAGGGGATGGTCCTGTGGAAAAGGTGGTGGAGAGGAGGCAAAGGAGAATGATCAAGAATAGAGAGTCAGCTGCCAGATCTAGAGCCAGAAAACAG GCATACACGGTTGAATTAGAAGCGGAACTAAACCAACTAAAAGAAGAGAACGCCCAACTGAGACAGGCGCTG GCTGAGCTcgagagaagaagaaagcaaCAG CAGATTTTTGAAGAATTAAGCAATATTAGCGTTCAAACCAACGCTCAGAAAgtaaaagagaaagataaactGAGAGCTTTGAGAAGGTACATGAGTTATCCTTAG
- the LOC108326948 gene encoding protein ABSCISIC ACID-INSENSITIVE 5 isoform X2 yields MVVEEGEMNSQGEAESRFQQDANKNHHSQFPPSSIGRETSIYSLTLDEFQHSLCETGKNFGSMNMDEFISSVWNAEENQAIITSSNLPLSQPFTDKDPTTLRKQPSLPRQPSLSLPAPLCRKTVDEVWSQIQKEQHDSTNNNEVLDNTESAPRQPTFGEMTLEDFLVKAGVVREQPCAPPQLSHHSHHLQHQQQPQPQPQQQHYTSNNGAMPGMGSPFVGRNVIGAVSNVVAPGYQVGEASGGYAVNGKRDGGAVFHQQGVSFGGSGYGMGPTMGMGGPVSPANSSDGIGNDCGQFGLEMGGLRGRKRIGDGPVEKVVERRQRRMIKNRESAARSRARKQAYTVELEAELNQLKEENAQLRQALAELERRRKQQIFEELSNISVQTNAQKVKEKDKLRALRRYMSYP; encoded by the exons ATGGTGGTTGAAGAGGGTGAGATGAATTCCCAAGGTGAGGCGGAATCAAGATTCCAACAAGATGCGAACAAGAACCACCATTCTCAGTTCCCACCATCATCCATTGGAAGAGAAACATCCATATATTCTCTTACACTGGACGAGTTCCAGCACAGTCTATGCGAGACCGGCAAAAACTTCGGTTCCATGAACATGGACGAGTTTATCAGCAGCGTCTGGAACGCAGAAGAGAATCAAGCCATAATAACCTCTTCCAATCTCCCTCTCTCCCAACCCTTCACTGACAAAGATCCAACAACTCTAAGGAAACAACCAAGCCTCCCTCGCCAACCCTCACTCTCTCTCCCTGCACCTCTATGCAGGAAAACCGTGGATGAAGTTTGGTCCCAGATTCAGAAAGAACAACACGACAGCACTAACAACAACGAAGTTTTGGATAATACCGAGTCTGCCCCTCGCCAGCCCACTTTCGGTGAGATGACTTTGGAGGACTTTTTGGTCAAGGCTGGGGTGGTTCGAGAACAACCATGTGCACCACCACAGTTGTCTCATCACTCTCACCACCTCCAACACCAGCAGCAGCCGCAGCCGCAGCCGCAGCAGCAGCATTACACGAGTAACAACGGTGCAATGCCGGGAATGGGTTCTCCTTTTGTTGGAAGGAATGTTATTGGTGCAGTGAGTAACGTGGTTGCACCGGGTTACCAAGTGGGGGAGGCTTCTGGTGGGTATGCTGTAAACGGTAAGAGGGACGGTGGTGCGGTGTTTCATCAGCAAGGTGTTTCCTTTGGAGGAAGTGGGTATGGGATGGGTCCCACGATGGGAATGGGTGGACCTGTGAGTCCTGCTAATTCTTCTGATGGAATAGGGAATGATTGTGGGCAGTTTGGGCTTGAGATGGGTGGTTTGAGAGGTAGAAAGAGGATAGGGGATGGTCCTGTGGAAAAGGTGGTGGAGAGGAGGCAAAGGAGAATGATCAAGAATAGAGAGTCAGCTGCCAGATCTAGAGCCAGAAAACAG GCATACACGGTTGAATTAGAAGCGGAACTAAACCAACTAAAAGAAGAGAACGCCCAACTGAGACAGGCGCTG GCTGAGCTcgagagaagaagaaagcaaCAG ATTTTTGAAGAATTAAGCAATATTAGCGTTCAAACCAACGCTCAGAAAgtaaaagagaaagataaactGAGAGCTTTGAGAAGGTACATGAGTTATCCTTAG
- the LOC108327886 gene encoding uncharacterized protein LOC108327886: MGSGVNRKFSAASTRAHSSNQNKTTSIHFPSGILRTVFAVLFIVVVAWGYQAIQPPPPKLCGSPSGPPITAPRIKLRDGRNLAYKEHGVPKDVANHKIIFVHGFDACRHDAYVAKTLSPDVADDLGVYIVSFDRPGYGESDPHPSQTVKSLALDIEELADKLGLGSKFYIIGFSLGGQVVWRCLKYIPHRLAGAVLIAPVLNYWWTGLPRNLTNEVFYRQKLQDQWTLRVVHYIPWLTYWWNTQTWFPSSSLIADSLDLLSLQDKELLPKRIDRKNHVGEVRQQGEHESVHRDLIVAFGSWEFSPLDLENPFPNKEGLVHIWQGDEDLIVPVKVQRYIAQKLPWIQYHELQGAGHLFPHLDGISDTIVKSLLNAQ; this comes from the exons atgGGGAGTGGAGTGAACAGAAAATTTTCTGCAGCATCAACCCGTGCTCATTCCTCGAACCAAAACAAAACCACTTCAATTCACTTCCCTTCAG GAATTTTGAGAACAGTGTTCGCTGTGTTGTTCATTGTGGTCGTAGCATGGGGTTATCAGGCAATTCAACCTCCTCCCCCAAAGTTGTGTGGTTCTCCTAGTGGCCCCCCTATAACAGCACCCAGAATCAAGCTAAGAGATGGACGAAATTTAGCATACAAAGAGCATGGTGTTCCAAAAGATGTAGCCAATCACAAAATCATCTTTGTTCATGGTTTTGATGCTTGCAGGCATGATGCCTATGTTGCAAAAACCTTATCAcct GATGTTGCTGATGATTTAGGGGTCTACATTGTATCATTTGACAGACCAGGGTATGGGGAGAGTGATCCTCATCCAAGCCAAACAGTGAAGAGCCTGGCACTAGATATAGAAGAACTTGCTGATAAATTGGGACTAGGATCCAAATTCTACATAATAGGTTTCTCTCTTGGGGGTCAGGTTGTTTGGAGGTGCCTTAAGTACATCCCTCACAG GTTGGCAGGTGCAGTGCTGATAGCCCCAGTGCTGAACTACTGGTGGACTGGTCTTCCTAGAAACTTAACAAATGAAGTCTTTTACCGACAAAAACTACAAGACCAGTGGACACTTCGTGTTGTTCACTACATTCCTTGGCTAACTTACTGGTGGAACACTCAAACATGGtttccatcttcttctttaaTTGCTGACAGTTTAGATCTTCTTTCCCTTCAAGACAAAGAACTTTTGCCTAAGAGGATAGATAGAAAGAATCATGTG GGTGAGGTAAGACAGCAGGGAGAACATGAAAGTGTCCACAGAGATCTAATTGTTGCATTTGGTAGCTGGGAATTTAGTCCTTTGGATCTGGAAAATCCATTTCCAAATAAAGAGGGTTTGGTTCATATTTGGCAAGGAGATGAAGATTTGATAGTGCCTGTTAAAGTGCAAAGATACATTGCACAAAAGCTTCCATGGATTCAATATCATGAACTTCAAGGTGCTGGCCATTTGTTCCCTCATCTTGATGGTATCAGTGATACCATTGTTAAGTCACTTTTAAATGCCCAGTAG